The Sphingomonas naphthae nucleotide sequence TGATGTTCTCACCCGCATAGGCGGCATAGAGGGTGAAGCAGCCGGCAGCCATGATCGGCAGGGTCACTGCCGGATGGCCGGCGAACAGGGTGAGGGAGGTGGGGCGCTTCATTGCCGGAACTCCGCGACGAAGGCATTGCCGCCCGAGACGTTGAAGCGCCGCCCGGCCTGAAACCAGACCGCCGAGACGCGGTTGCCGTGGGCTGGGCCGCCGGTCTTGAGGATGCGACCGAACTGGGCCGGCTCGATGAGGTAGCCCATCTGCTCCGAATAGCCCCGGCTGACATTGGCGCTGCTGCTCTCGCCCCGATTGCGGCCGACATTGTCGTTGCCGCCCTCGCTCGACCCCCGGCTGCTGTTGCTACCGCCGCCATAAGAGGACTGGCCGTTGCCGCTGGTGCTGTAGCTGGAACTGGACCCCGAACTGCTGTTCGTGCCCCAGTTGGTGCCCATGCCCATGTTCGAGCCCGAGCTATAGCTGGAGCCTTCGCCTTCGGAGAAGTTGGCGCGGCGATGGAGGCTCTGGCCGATCGTATCGGCCGCCCAGCGGTTGGTCTCGTGGCACGCCTGATTGTGCCAGATGCGGGTCGCGAAATTGCCCAGCAGATGATGCACCCGGTCGCGGGCTGAATCAGATCCCATCTTGGCATACAGGGTCGGTAGCGATTGCGTCAGAATGACCATGCAGGCCTTCGAGCCACGGCAGGTCGAAAGGAACTCCGCGTCATAGGCGTTCACGAAATACTGGAACTCATCAGCCCACAGGAACACCGGGCGTTCCTGATAGACCAGCGGCAGGCCGTTGCGGGCCAGCACCGCGCGCTGGAACAGGAATTTCATCAGCTGCTGGGCGACGATCCCATCCTCGTTGCGGGTCAAGGCCGGCATGTCGAGGATGAGGATGGCGCCGCCGAACGCAAGCTCAGGGACCACCCGGCTTTCCGTGCAGAACGCCGTTTGCAGCCAGCCATGGTTGAAGCGATCGAGCGCCGTGCTGACCGAGATCGCGATGTTGCCGCGCGTCTTGGGGTCAAGCGACGCCCATTCGTCTTTCCAATAGGACACCATCTTTCGCCCAGTCGCGTCGTCGAGCCGCGCGGCGGCCTGGGCGAACATGGCGCAGAAGAAGGACGTCTTCTGCCAGCCGGGATCGGTCATCTCG carries:
- a CDS encoding type IV secretory system conjugative DNA transfer family protein, whose amino-acid sequence is MPMQSGSLDAPLLQLSPTDHFTLRDAVQGVVCMGGIGSGKTSASKALRQAYLRAGMGGMVLCAKPEERDLWLREAAEAGRSDSVILVDGNTPIVNFLVYELRRQGANGLNAVLECLMQVLDSSRAVSASPGKDGDAFWSDSKRQALRHTLPVLMAAKGTVSIPDIITFVRSAPRSPDEMTDPGWQKTSFFCAMFAQAAARLDDATGRKMVSYWKDEWASLDPKTRGNIAISVSTALDRFNHGWLQTAFCTESRVVPELAFGGAILILDMPALTRNEDGIVAQQLMKFLFQRAVLARNGLPLVYQERPVFLWADEFQYFVNAYDAEFLSTCRGSKACMVILTQSLPTLYAKMGSDSARDRVHHLLGNFATRIWHNQACHETNRWAADTIGQSLHRRANFSEGEGSSYSSGSNMGMGTNWGTNSSSGSSSSYSTSGNGQSSYGGGSNSSRGSSEGGNDNVGRNRGESSSANVSRGYSEQMGYLIEPAQFGRILKTGGPAHGNRVSAVWFQAGRRFNVSGGNAFVAEFRQ